The following proteins come from a genomic window of Coffea arabica cultivar ET-39 chromosome 11c, Coffea Arabica ET-39 HiFi, whole genome shotgun sequence:
- the LOC113715693 gene encoding probable protein-S-isoprenylcysteine O-methyltransferase isoform X2 has product MSLMKHVFVIDTLQQQLIALMCHTSSLSLSGQAFTHLIKHYHQENHKLVTHGVYQFVRHPGYSGFFIWAVGTQFMLCNPLSTVAFAIVVWRFFALRIPYEEFYLRQFFGSEYEDYARRVPSGIPFVK; this is encoded by the exons ATGTCCCTCATGAAGCATGTTTTTGTCATTGACACGCTGCAGCAGCAATTGATAGCTCTAATGTGTCATACCTCTTCCTTGAGTCTTTCAG GTCAAGCCTTCACTCATCTTATTAAGCATTATCACCAGGAGAATCACAAATTGGTGACGCATGGAGTTTATCAATTTGTCCGCCACCCTGGTTATAGTGGATTCTTCATCTGGGCTGTTGGCACTCAATTTATGCTTTGTAATCCTCTGTCAACAGTCGCATTTGCCATTGTGGTTTGGCGCTTTTTTGCACTGCGGATACCGTATGAGGAGTTTTACTTGCGGCAGTTTTTTGGGTCTGAGTATGAGGATTATGCTAGGCGAGTCCCCTCTGGGATTCCATTTGTAAAGTGA
- the LOC113715693 gene encoding protein-S-isoprenylcysteine O-methyltransferase B-like isoform X1, whose translation MAEIFNYTACRQLLQMFCAIVFFHGSEYVLAMAIHGKSSVTVKSLLISKSYILAMVCSLIEYLMEVYFFPGLKEHWWISNLGLAMVVIGEIIRKLAILTAGQAFTHLIKHYHQENHKLVTHGVYQFVRHPGYSGFFIWAVGTQFMLCNPLSTVAFAIVVWRFFALRIPYEEFYLRQFFGSEYEDYARRVPSGIPFVK comes from the coding sequence ATGGCAGAAATCTTCAATTACACAGCTTGCAGACAATTATTGCAAATGTTTTGTGCGATCGTATTCTTTCATGGTTCAGAATATGTACTTGCAATGGCCATTCATGGAAAATCAAGCGTAACAGttaagtcacttttaatcagtAAAAGCTATATCCTTGCAATGGTTTGCTCACTGATAGAGTACCTTATGGAGGTTTATTTCTTCCCGGGGCTAAAGGAACATTGGTGGATAAGTAATCTTGGCCTTGCAATGGTTGTTATTGGTGAAATCATAAGGAAGTTGGCCATTTTAACTGCAGGTCAAGCCTTCACTCATCTTATTAAGCATTATCACCAGGAGAATCACAAATTGGTGACGCATGGAGTTTATCAATTTGTCCGCCACCCTGGTTATAGTGGATTCTTCATCTGGGCTGTTGGCACTCAATTTATGCTTTGTAATCCTCTGTCAACAGTCGCATTTGCCATTGTGGTTTGGCGCTTTTTTGCACTGCGGATACCGTATGAGGAGTTTTACTTGCGGCAGTTTTTTGGGTCTGAGTATGAGGATTATGCTAGGCGAGTCCCCTCTGGGATTCCATTTGTAAAGTGA